Proteins encoded by one window of Chondromyces crocatus:
- the hscA gene encoding Fe-S protein assembly chaperone HscA — MTLIDIFDPKARPTPIGIDLGTTNSLVARVRDGKPLVIDDCNGDRLVPSVVHYDARGGTLVGAPAKRMAQAHPRETIVSVKRFMGRGADDPETRRLGPYEFATPSTPEEAKSVRFQVRDRVVTPLEVSAEILKELRTSAERELRSVGPAVITVPAYFDDAQRQATKDAGRLAGLEVLRLLNEPTAAALAYGLDKQQNGLFAVYDLGGGTFDITVLLLDDGVFQVKSTGGDSALGGDDMDRALAGRLLQEMGAEGATQPEVVRLALDLAREVKHRLTEGTSIEVEIPVAGTTDATRMITVTRAEFDALVGPIVEKTGVACRRALRDAGVKAEELTGVILVGGSTRVPYVRSYVAKLFGRDPLGDIDPDEVVALGAAIQADLLAGSQDRADEVLLLDVLPLSLGLETMGGVAEKILPRNTTIPTGARQTFTTYADNQTGFDLHIVQGEREMAADCRSLARFTLKGIPPMPAGMARLEVTFRVDADGLLSVTAKELTTGVEQKVEVKPSYGLSDEQVEEMLLAALDHGEEDLERRRLVEARVEAERVLLATQKALAVDADLLEGDERAQIEEAMNALAAALKGTRAGVVQHRIEALDEATHGWAGRRMDRAVARAIAGRQVEELETEVSQAKGVDQHVAEHRANAGGGG, encoded by the coding sequence ATGACCCTGATCGACATCTTCGACCCCAAAGCTCGGCCCACGCCGATCGGCATCGACCTGGGAACGACGAACTCGCTCGTCGCCCGGGTGCGCGACGGCAAGCCACTCGTGATCGACGACTGCAATGGAGACCGGCTGGTCCCGTCGGTGGTCCACTACGACGCGCGAGGCGGCACGCTGGTGGGTGCGCCCGCGAAGCGGATGGCTCAGGCACACCCGCGCGAGACGATCGTGAGCGTGAAGCGCTTCATGGGGCGCGGCGCGGATGATCCTGAGACCCGGCGGCTGGGCCCGTACGAGTTCGCGACGCCGAGCACGCCCGAAGAGGCCAAGAGCGTCCGGTTCCAGGTGCGGGACCGGGTGGTGACGCCACTGGAGGTGTCGGCGGAGATCCTGAAGGAGCTGCGGACGTCGGCAGAGCGGGAGCTGCGTTCGGTGGGGCCGGCCGTGATCACCGTGCCGGCCTACTTCGACGACGCGCAGCGGCAGGCGACCAAGGACGCAGGGCGCCTCGCGGGGCTGGAGGTGCTGCGGCTCCTGAACGAGCCGACGGCGGCAGCCCTGGCTTACGGGCTGGACAAGCAGCAGAACGGCCTGTTCGCCGTCTACGATCTGGGCGGGGGAACGTTCGACATCACGGTATTGCTCCTGGACGACGGCGTCTTCCAGGTGAAGTCCACGGGCGGCGACAGCGCGCTGGGCGGCGACGACATGGACCGGGCACTCGCCGGCCGGCTACTCCAGGAGATGGGCGCCGAGGGGGCCACACAGCCCGAGGTGGTGCGGCTGGCGCTCGATCTGGCGCGCGAGGTGAAGCATCGCTTGACCGAGGGAACCTCGATCGAGGTGGAGATTCCGGTGGCTGGCACCACCGACGCGACGCGGATGATCACGGTGACACGCGCGGAGTTCGACGCGCTCGTCGGGCCGATCGTCGAGAAGACGGGCGTGGCGTGCCGGCGCGCGCTGCGAGATGCCGGGGTGAAGGCGGAAGAGCTGACGGGCGTGATCCTGGTCGGAGGCTCGACGCGGGTTCCGTACGTGCGTTCGTACGTCGCGAAGCTGTTCGGGCGGGACCCCCTGGGGGACATCGATCCCGACGAGGTCGTCGCGCTGGGCGCGGCGATCCAGGCGGATCTGCTCGCGGGATCGCAGGACCGTGCCGACGAGGTGCTGCTCCTCGATGTGCTGCCGCTGTCGCTCGGGCTGGAGACGATGGGTGGCGTGGCGGAGAAGATTCTGCCGAGGAACACGACGATTCCCACCGGAGCGCGGCAGACCTTCACCACGTACGCGGACAACCAGACGGGCTTCGATCTGCACATCGTGCAAGGGGAGCGCGAGATGGCCGCGGACTGTCGCTCCCTGGCCCGCTTCACCTTGAAGGGCATCCCGCCGATGCCTGCCGGGATGGCGCGCCTCGAGGTGACGTTCCGGGTCGACGCCGATGGGCTCCTCAGCGTGACGGCGAAGGAGCTGACCACCGGCGTGGAGCAGAAGGTCGAGGTCAAGCCGAGCTACGGGCTGAGTGACGAGCAGGTGGAGGAGATGCTGCTCGCCGCACTGGACCACGGGGAGGAAGATCTGGAGCGACGGCGGCTCGTCGAGGCGCGCGTCGAGGCGGAGCGCGTCCTCCTGGCCACGCAGAAGGCGCTGGCCGTCGACGCCGATCTGCTCGAAGGCGACGAGCGCGCACAGATCGAGGAGGCCATGAACGCCCTGGCCGCAGCCTTGAAGGGCACCCGGGCTGGGGTTGTGCAGCACCGGATCGAGGCGCTGGACGAGGCGACCCATGGGTGGGCAGGGCGGCGGATGGACCGCGCAGTGGCGCGTGCGATCGCCGGCCGTCAGGTGGAGGAGCTGGAGACCGAGGTGTCGCAAGCCAAGGGCGTGGATCAGCACGTGGCAGAGCACCGAGCGAATGCCGGCGGAGGTGGATGA
- the hscB gene encoding Fe-S protein assembly co-chaperone HscB: MKDPFAILGVEPRFTLDLRAVEQRHRELSRALHPDRYAGAPAAERRLSLGRAIEVNEAWRVVRDPIRRAEALMARSGVELREDAMPKADPAFLMEVMELREELSEAARRKDRARVEALGTQVRAREEASLAALGTVLDGSAGDRTSIEKALPRLSELKYFRRFLDEVSAIEEDLTDALP, from the coding sequence ATGAAGGATCCGTTCGCCATCCTGGGCGTGGAGCCCAGGTTCACCCTCGATCTCCGCGCGGTGGAGCAGCGTCACCGCGAGCTCAGCCGCGCCTTGCACCCCGACCGCTATGCCGGTGCGCCCGCTGCGGAGCGGCGCTTGTCGCTGGGGCGCGCGATCGAGGTGAACGAAGCCTGGCGCGTGGTGCGGGATCCGATCCGGCGGGCCGAAGCGCTCATGGCGCGTTCCGGCGTCGAGCTGCGGGAAGACGCGATGCCCAAGGCCGACCCGGCGTTCCTGATGGAGGTGATGGAGCTTCGCGAAGAGCTGTCCGAGGCCGCCCGTCGCAAGGACCGCGCGCGGGTGGAGGCTCTCGGGACGCAGGTGCGGGCGCGGGAGGAGGCGTCACTCGCAGCGCTGGGTACCGTGCTCGACGGCAGCGCGGGTGACAGGACGAGCATCGAGAAGGCGCTGCCCCGCCTCTCGGAGCTGAAATACTTTCGACGGTTCCTCGACGAGGTGAGCGCGATCGAGGAAGACCTGACGGACGCTCTGCCATGA